A genomic segment from Microbulbifer elongatus encodes:
- the argH gene encoding argininosuccinate lyase yields MSNDNSSANNGQNPAAKLWGGRFSEATDAFVERFTASVMFDQRMALEDIQGSLAHAQMLSEVGVLTADEFKQIEGGLKAIAEEIKAGEFPWSVALEDVHMNIEARLTDRIGATGKKLHTGRSRNDQVATDIRLWLRNRIDQIASELTRLQTGLVDLAEKEADTIMPGFTHLQSAQPVTFGHHLLAWNEMLTRDYERLMDCRKRVNRSPLGAAALAGTSYPINRARTAELLGFDAPTENSLDSVSDRDFAIEFCAFSALLLTHLSRASEELVLWTSSQFDFIDLPDRFCTGSSIMPQKKNPDVPELVRGKTGRVNGHLISLLTLMKSQPLAYNKDNQEDKEPLFDAADTALDCLRAFADMAPALKPKKENMLAAAAKGFSTATDLADYLVRKGVAFRDAHEIVGQSVAFAIEKDCDLADLSLEELQKFSDVIGEDVFDVLTLEGSVAARDHIGGTAPNQVRAACERARKLLASR; encoded by the coding sequence ATGAGCAACGATAACTCCTCCGCAAACAATGGACAGAACCCGGCAGCCAAGCTGTGGGGCGGCCGCTTCAGTGAAGCCACCGATGCGTTCGTGGAGCGCTTTACCGCCTCGGTGATGTTCGATCAGCGCATGGCACTGGAAGACATTCAGGGCTCTCTGGCCCATGCGCAGATGCTGTCGGAAGTGGGTGTACTGACCGCGGACGAGTTCAAGCAGATCGAGGGCGGCCTCAAAGCCATCGCCGAGGAGATCAAGGCCGGCGAATTCCCCTGGTCAGTGGCGCTGGAAGACGTGCACATGAACATCGAAGCACGCCTGACCGACCGCATCGGCGCCACCGGCAAGAAGCTGCACACCGGCCGCTCCCGCAACGACCAGGTGGCCACCGACATCCGCCTGTGGCTGCGCAACCGCATTGACCAGATAGCCTCTGAGCTGACGCGGTTACAGACCGGCCTGGTCGATCTGGCCGAAAAAGAGGCCGACACCATCATGCCGGGCTTCACCCACCTGCAATCCGCCCAGCCGGTCACCTTCGGCCACCACCTGCTGGCGTGGAACGAGATGCTGACCCGGGATTACGAGCGCCTGATGGACTGCCGCAAGCGCGTAAACCGCTCACCTTTAGGTGCAGCCGCACTGGCCGGTACCAGCTACCCGATCAATCGCGCGCGCACCGCCGAACTGCTGGGCTTTGATGCGCCCACCGAAAACTCGCTGGATTCCGTGAGCGATCGTGACTTCGCCATCGAATTCTGTGCCTTCAGCGCCCTGCTGCTGACGCATCTCTCCCGTGCCAGTGAGGAGCTGGTGCTGTGGACTTCCAGCCAGTTCGACTTTATCGACCTGCCGGATCGCTTCTGCACCGGCTCTTCCATCATGCCGCAGAAGAAAAACCCGGACGTCCCGGAGCTGGTACGCGGCAAGACCGGCCGCGTGAACGGCCACCTGATTTCCCTGCTGACCCTGATGAAAAGCCAGCCACTGGCCTACAACAAGGACAACCAGGAAGACAAGGAACCGCTGTTCGACGCCGCCGACACCGCACTGGACTGCCTGCGCGCCTTCGCGGACATGGCGCCGGCACTGAAGCCAAAGAAAGAAAATATGCTCGCCGCCGCGGCCAAGGGTTTCTCCACTGCCACCGATCTGGCGGATTACCTGGTACGCAAGGGCGTGGCCTTCCGCGATGCCCACGAGATCGTCGGTCAGTCCGTGGCATTTGCCATTGAGAAAGACTGCGATCTGGCGGACCTCAGCCTGGAAGAATTGCAGAAGTTTTCCGATGTGATTGGGGAAGACGTGTTTGACGTGCTGACCCTGGAAGGCTCCGTGGCCGCCCGGGATCATATTGGCGGCACCGCGCCCAATCAGGTGCGTGCGGCCTGCGAGCGTGCGCGCAAGTTGCTTGCCTCGCGCTAA
- a CDS encoding sensor histidine kinase, with translation MTSSRPAQAAGIIAQQVREIAPDGKDSARPRFGNAVDDHSLHDSPHFLPNLCSVTGVAALVLMGELLALVLVLGTDGLAPFNWQRLGLVSLTVQWAILPSAAILCRMRPFLARLSHNLAAALSYSTVLAVLLGVLVAQHWWAADMLGGPIDWLSLLANFLVGAICAGVVLRYAYVQQQLHNQQQAELGARIEALQSRIRPHFLFNSMNSLASLIAVDPARAEKLVEDLSALFRASLADSKMVPLEQEIALAKHYLEIESLRLGDRLHQSWNVEPLSGPAEIPSMLLQPLLENAVLHGVARLRRGGTIEISIGEITVPSKFRRRQNVIGRASRELLLSIHNPVADFEAETEAEKNRLAHVGNGMAMENIRQRLSAFYGDRFRFTAQECEGERGRKYVVEIRLPLSARAEARTTEPVAVPSGGVVTEVVE, from the coding sequence ATGACATCTTCCCGGCCCGCGCAAGCGGCGGGCATTATAGCGCAGCAAGTTCGCGAAATTGCCCCCGATGGCAAAGATTCTGCGCGCCCGCGCTTTGGCAATGCCGTGGATGACCACTCTCTCCACGACTCGCCCCATTTCCTCCCCAATCTGTGTAGCGTGACCGGTGTCGCCGCTCTGGTGCTGATGGGTGAGCTGTTGGCGCTGGTGCTGGTGCTTGGCACCGACGGGCTGGCGCCCTTCAACTGGCAGCGCCTGGGCCTGGTGTCCCTGACCGTGCAGTGGGCGATACTGCCGTCTGCCGCCATCCTGTGCCGAATGCGCCCCTTTCTCGCCCGCCTGTCCCACAACCTTGCCGCAGCGCTCAGTTACTCGACGGTGCTTGCGGTTCTGCTGGGGGTGCTTGTGGCGCAGCACTGGTGGGCGGCGGATATGCTTGGTGGCCCGATTGACTGGCTGTCGCTACTGGCCAATTTCCTGGTCGGTGCCATCTGCGCGGGGGTAGTGCTGCGTTACGCCTATGTGCAGCAGCAGTTGCACAACCAGCAACAGGCGGAGCTGGGAGCGCGTATCGAGGCGCTGCAGTCCCGCATCCGCCCGCACTTTCTGTTCAACAGTATGAACAGCCTCGCCAGTCTGATCGCGGTGGATCCGGCGCGTGCGGAGAAGTTGGTGGAAGATCTGTCCGCCCTGTTCCGCGCCTCTCTGGCGGACTCAAAAATGGTGCCGCTGGAGCAGGAAATTGCGTTGGCGAAACACTATCTGGAAATTGAATCCCTGCGTCTCGGGGATCGCCTGCATCAATCGTGGAATGTAGAGCCATTGTCGGGGCCCGCCGAGATCCCGTCGATGCTGTTGCAGCCCCTGCTGGAAAACGCCGTGCTGCACGGTGTGGCGCGGTTGCGCCGCGGCGGCACTATCGAAATTTCTATTGGTGAAATCACCGTGCCGAGTAAATTTCGCCGTCGTCAAAATGTCATTGGCAGAGCGTCCCGCGAACTGCTATTGTCGATTCATAATCCTGTTGCAGATTTTGAAGCAGAAACTGAGGCGGAAAAAAACCGTTTGGCCCATGTGGGCAACGGTATGGCGATGGAAAATATTCGCCAGCGTCTCAGTGCGTTTTACGGAGACCGCTTTCGCTTTACTGCACAAGAGTGCGAAGGGGAGCGAGGTAGAAAATATGTCGTAGAAATACGGCTGCCGTTAAGCGCCCGTGCAGAAGCCAGAACAACTGAGCCAGTAGCAGTGCCTTCCGGCGGAGTCGTTACCGAGGTGGTCGAATGA
- the cyaY gene encoding iron donor protein CyaY — MTQADSQPAYNAAIEETLIAVEDALDNCDVDMDYERSDSVLTITLEDNGTQVILSRQSAVQELWVAARSGGYHLKFEMPGWKCTTTGEDLPTLLDRVLTEQQGSAVSLGL; from the coding sequence ATGACCCAGGCCGATTCCCAGCCCGCGTACAACGCCGCCATCGAAGAAACCCTGATTGCCGTCGAAGACGCCCTCGACAACTGCGATGTGGATATGGATTACGAGCGATCGGACTCGGTGTTGACCATCACCCTGGAGGACAATGGCACCCAGGTCATCCTCTCGCGCCAGAGCGCGGTGCAGGAGCTGTGGGTGGCGGCGCGCTCCGGCGGTTACCACCTGAAATTCGAAATGCCCGGCTGGAAATGCACAACCACCGGCGAAGACCTGCCGACGCTGTTGGATCGAGTGCTGACCGAACAGCAGGGGAGTGCGGTTTCCCTGGGGCTATAA
- the lptM gene encoding LPS translocon maturation chaperone LptM — protein sequence MRTPLLSLVTLSAITLALSACGQKGPLYLPQDPAAPSAGTTGTVHSQTTPAQQNSQTGTETESNTDRQTEQHTEAEAVSK from the coding sequence ATGCGCACACCCCTGCTCTCCCTGGTCACCCTCTCCGCCATCACCCTGGCGCTGAGCGCCTGCGGCCAAAAGGGGCCGCTCTACCTGCCACAGGATCCCGCGGCCCCCTCCGCTGGCACCACTGGCACTGTTCACAGCCAGACCACGCCAGCGCAGCAAAACAGCCAGACCGGAACAGAAACCGAATCGAACACTGATCGACAAACCGAGCAACACACGGAAGCAGAAGCAGTATCCAAATGA